Proteins found in one Populus alba chromosome 14, ASM523922v2, whole genome shotgun sequence genomic segment:
- the LOC118039878 gene encoding glucan endo-1,3-beta-glucosidase 7 — protein MEFLVSFLLLVLSERQMFSCSEVVWPLAPPLLCLHSCFQQFTLLLFHFLRLVFVSVMNMLVLFANCVIASSNPQSFIGINYGQVADNLPPPPSTPKLLQSTSIQKVRLYGSDPAIIEALANTGIGIVIGTANGDIPGLASDPNFAKSWINTNVLPFYPASNIILITVGNEVMTSNDQNLMNKLLPAMQNVQNALNDASLGGKIKVSTVHSMGLLKQSEPPSSGNFDPSYGDLMKGLLEFNSANGSPFAINPYPYFAYRSDTRPETLDFCLFQPNAGRMDGNTKIKYMNMFDAQVRVNEIASAKILYQ, from the exons ATGGAATTCTTGGTATCATTTCTTTTGTTGGTTCTATCAGAGCGTCAAATGTTTTCATGCTCTGAAGTGGTTTGGCCACttgctcctcctcttctttgCTTGCACTCTTGTTTCCAGCAGTTTACTCTGCTTCTTTTCCACTTCTTAAG ATTAGTATTCGTTTCAGTCATGAATATGCTAGTGTTGTTTGCTAATTGTGTCATAGCTTCTTCAA ACCCGCAATCATTCATCGGTATAAACTATGGCCAAGTTGCGGACAAccttccaccaccaccatccacCCCAAAGCTTCTTCAATCCACTTCAATCCAAAAGGTCCGATTATATGGATCGGACCCCGCCATAATCGAAGCCTTAGCCAACACCGGAATTGGAATTGTTATCGGCACTGCAAATGGTGACATTCCAGGACTAGCCTCTGATCCCAATTTTGCCAAGAGCTGGATCAACACAAACGTTCTTCCCTTCTATCCAGCTAGCAATATCATCCTCATCACTGTTGGCAACGAGGTCATGACTTCCAATGACCAGAATCTCATGAACAAGCTCTTACCAGCAATGCAAAATGTACAGAATGCTCTAAATGATGCATCGCTCGGGGGTAAAATTAAGGTCTCCACAGTTCATTCGATGGGACTGCTTAAGCAGTCTGAGCCTCCTTCTTCTGGAAACTTTGATCCAAGTTATGGGGATCTGATGAAGGGCTTGTTGGAGTTTAATAGTGCGAATGGTTCGCCTTTCGCAATCAATCCCTACCCTTACTTTGCCTACAGAAGCGATACAAGGCCTGAGACTCTTGATTTTTGCCTTTTCCAGCCGAATGCAGGACGAATGGATGGAAACACTAAGATCAAGTACATGAACATGTTCGATGCCCAGGTGAGAGTAAATGAAATTGCAAGTGCGAAAATTTTGTATCAATAG